Proteins co-encoded in one Malus sylvestris chromosome 7, drMalSylv7.2, whole genome shotgun sequence genomic window:
- the LOC126628095 gene encoding uncharacterized protein LOC126628095: protein MEDKNLEEPVPEGWELKDEGSKTSHYLCPTTGQHFSTYEDLMRYVNYAKENKLSIYALDFKINKLKRKRMRMRNKPSSAARGNFGGQSSRPPPLNPGKERNGLEETAEPMESNDTGEDIELGEAGKSIEASDLEASEAMKE, encoded by the exons ATGGAAGATAAGAATTTGGAAGAGCCAGTCCCTGAAGGATGGGAGTTGAAGGATGAAGGCTCCAAAACCTCG CACTACTTGTGTCCTACAACTGGTCAGCATTTTTCAACATATGAAGATCTTATGAGATATGTGAACTATGCGAAGGAAAACAAGCTTTCAATATATGCGCTA GATTTTAAGATCAACAAACTAAAGAGGAAACGCATGAGGATGAGGAACAAACCTAGCTCTGCAGCTAGGGGGAACTTTGGCGGTCAGAGCTCAAGGCCACCGCCTCTGAATCCAG GTAAAGAAAGGAATGGTTTAGAGGAAACCGCCGAGCCTATGGAAAGCAATGATACCGGGGAGGACATCGAACTTGGTGAGGCTGGGAAAAGCATTGAAGCTAGTGACCTTGAAGCATCAGAAGCTATGAAAGAATAA